One stretch of Microvirga lotononidis DNA includes these proteins:
- the aac(3) gene encoding aminoglycoside 3-N-acetyltransferase, which translates to MSGLPPVFHTCASLKRDLIDLGVAAGDTVMVHAAMSRVGRLLNGPDALIGALLDAVGPTGTIMSYTDWDAAYDELLDSAGRVPPEWRDHIPAYDPAASRAIRDNGVLAEFIRTTPGARRSGNPAASVAAIGARAEWLTSDHALDYGYGEGSPLAKLVEAGGKVLMVGAPLDTMTLLHHAEHLASIPGKRIRRYEVPFATPEGVIWRMVEEFDTSEPIAEGLADDYFATIVQDFLATGRGAQGCIGLAPSVLVDAAPVCAFAVTWLQRNAGF; encoded by the coding sequence ATGTCCGGTCTCCCTCCTGTATTTCACACCTGCGCCTCTCTGAAGCGGGACCTCATCGATCTCGGTGTCGCCGCAGGGGACACGGTCATGGTGCATGCCGCCATGAGCCGTGTCGGACGGCTGCTCAACGGCCCGGATGCTCTGATCGGCGCCCTTCTCGATGCGGTCGGCCCCACGGGCACGATCATGAGCTATACGGATTGGGACGCGGCCTATGACGAGTTGCTGGATTCAGCAGGACGAGTTCCGCCGGAATGGCGCGACCACATCCCGGCCTATGATCCCGCCGCCTCGCGGGCCATTCGCGACAACGGGGTGCTGGCCGAGTTCATCCGCACCACGCCCGGTGCCAGACGCAGCGGCAACCCGGCAGCTTCCGTGGCTGCCATCGGCGCCCGCGCCGAGTGGCTGACGTCGGATCACGCTCTCGACTACGGATATGGCGAGGGCTCGCCCTTGGCGAAGCTCGTTGAAGCCGGCGGCAAGGTCCTGATGGTGGGGGCGCCGCTGGATACCATGACCCTTCTCCACCACGCCGAGCACTTGGCTTCCATCCCGGGCAAGCGCATCCGCCGCTATGAGGTGCCGTTCGCCACGCCTGAAGGCGTCATATGGCGCATGGTGGAGGAGTTCGACACCTCCGAGCCTATCGCGGAAGGCTTGGCCGACGATTACTTCGCGACGATCGTGCAGGACTTCCTCGCCACAGGCCGGGGTGCGCAGGGCTGCATCGGTCTGGCTCCCTCGGTCCTGGTCGACGCAGCTCCCGTCTGTGCCTTTGCCGTCACGTGGTTACAGCGGAATGCCGGATTCTAG
- a CDS encoding ABC transporter ATP-binding protein: MSSVHSLSRPGTSKKQAASVQFRNVTKRYGNVTAVDDVSFTIEPGQLVTLLGPSGCGKTTTLRMIAGLEMASEGQILIGGRDVTNLSAADRDVSMVFQSYALFPHMSVLENVAYGPSVQGASKKDAYEMAMEKLSLIGLKGLEKRAPSELSGGQQQRVAVARALVLEPQVLLFDEPLSNLDAKLRRRVREDIRELQQSLNLTVAYVTHDQEEALAVSDHIIVMSNARIAQTGTPRELYEEPADLFVADFIGDANIISGDLVSVAGPTAEVKIGNVSLQLPHRNARQGTVKLAVRPDAIFLDETAATTSGALTGTVRKASYLGTQVEYEVDSAIGDLFVVQYGRKEPIAPGTPVSISFANLRGVAIVPNP, translated from the coding sequence ATGTCATCCGTCCATTCCCTGTCCCGCCCCGGGACATCCAAGAAGCAGGCGGCTTCGGTTCAGTTCCGCAACGTGACGAAGCGCTACGGCAACGTCACGGCGGTGGACGACGTCTCCTTCACCATCGAGCCCGGCCAGCTCGTGACCCTGCTCGGCCCTTCCGGCTGCGGCAAGACCACGACTTTGCGCATGATCGCAGGGCTTGAGATGGCGAGCGAAGGCCAGATTCTGATCGGCGGGCGCGACGTGACGAACCTCTCCGCTGCGGACCGTGACGTGAGCATGGTGTTTCAGTCCTACGCGCTCTTTCCGCACATGTCGGTGCTGGAGAACGTCGCGTATGGACCTTCCGTACAAGGCGCCTCGAAGAAGGACGCCTACGAGATGGCCATGGAGAAATTGTCCCTGATCGGCCTCAAGGGACTGGAGAAGCGCGCGCCGTCCGAACTTTCGGGCGGGCAGCAGCAGCGCGTAGCCGTGGCCCGCGCCCTCGTGCTGGAGCCGCAGGTTCTCCTGTTCGACGAACCCCTGTCCAATCTCGACGCGAAGCTGCGCCGCCGCGTGCGCGAGGATATCCGCGAGCTCCAGCAGAGCCTCAACCTCACCGTGGCCTACGTGACGCACGACCAGGAGGAGGCGCTTGCGGTCTCGGACCACATCATCGTGATGTCGAATGCCCGTATCGCGCAGACCGGCACGCCGCGAGAGCTCTACGAGGAGCCCGCCGACCTGTTCGTGGCCGATTTCATCGGCGACGCCAATATCATCTCCGGCGATCTCGTGAGCGTTGCCGGGCCGACCGCCGAGGTGAAGATCGGCAATGTGAGCCTCCAGCTCCCGCACAGGAACGCCCGCCAAGGCACCGTCAAGCTCGCCGTGCGGCCCGATGCCATCTTCCTCGACGAGACGGCAGCCACGACCTCCGGCGCGCTGACCGGCACCGTGCGAAAGGCGTCCTATCTCGGCACCCAGGTGGAATACGAGGTGGACAGCGCCATCGGGGACCTGTTCGTGGTTCAATACGGACGCAAGGAGCCGATTGCTCCGGGCACGCCTGTGTCGATCTCGTTCGCGAACCTGCGTGGCGTCGCGATCGTTCCGAACCCGTGA
- a CDS encoding NUDIX hydrolase — translation MPQTPKEELSQVAALPFRIKNGKVEVLLVTSRETKRWLIPKGWPMKGKKPHKAAAQEAEEEAGVKGEIGSRPLGSYDYWKRRAAHFDLCRVNVYPLEVSKQLKSWREKGQRQARWFDVEEAAHQVLEPALAELIRSLPEHVQPLAAE, via the coding sequence ATGCCCCAGACACCTAAAGAAGAACTCAGCCAGGTTGCGGCCCTCCCTTTCCGGATCAAGAACGGCAAGGTCGAGGTGCTTCTCGTCACGTCCCGCGAGACCAAGCGCTGGCTGATTCCGAAGGGTTGGCCCATGAAGGGCAAGAAGCCTCACAAGGCGGCCGCGCAGGAGGCCGAGGAGGAGGCCGGCGTCAAGGGCGAGATCGGAAGCCGGCCCCTGGGCTCCTACGATTACTGGAAGCGCCGCGCCGCCCATTTCGACCTGTGCCGCGTCAACGTCTATCCGCTCGAGGTCTCCAAGCAGCTCAAGTCGTGGCGCGAGAAGGGGCAGCGCCAAGCGCGATGGTTCGACGTCGAGGAGGCTGCCCATCAGGTGCTTGAGCCTGCTCTGGCCGAACTTATCCGGAGTTTGCCGGAGCATGTGCAACCGCTCGCGGCGGAGTAG
- a CDS encoding ABC transporter substrate-binding protein, with translation MTMKKNLAAATMLAGTMTALSFMSAGAAQAQGALVMYCGVQEEWCRAMTTAFERETGIKVSMTRKSAGEVYAQVKAEAANPRADIWWGGTGDPHMQAAEEGITDEYKSPKMGELQDWAVRQWEQSKGRTVGIYSGALGFGYNTDLAQSKKIGEPKCWADLLKPELKDEVQVADPNSSGTAYTLLATIVQIMGEDKGFEYLKALHKNVNQYTKSGAAPAKAMALGETTAGIAFMHDIVTMVVDKAPVKVVAPCEGTGYEIGSMSIIKGAKNLDNAKKFYDWALTADAQKLGAEAKSYQVPSNKNTPIPPQAPKLNDIKLINFDFAKYGSSAERKRLLSKWDNEVKNLPK, from the coding sequence ATGACAATGAAGAAGAACCTCGCTGCGGCGACCATGCTGGCAGGCACCATGACGGCCCTGTCCTTCATGTCGGCTGGCGCAGCCCAGGCGCAGGGCGCGCTGGTCATGTATTGCGGCGTGCAGGAAGAATGGTGCCGCGCCATGACCACTGCCTTCGAGCGCGAAACCGGCATCAAGGTCTCCATGACGCGCAAGAGCGCGGGCGAAGTCTACGCCCAGGTCAAGGCGGAAGCGGCCAATCCCCGCGCCGACATCTGGTGGGGCGGCACAGGCGACCCGCACATGCAGGCGGCGGAAGAGGGAATCACCGACGAGTACAAGTCTCCGAAGATGGGTGAGCTCCAGGATTGGGCCGTGCGCCAGTGGGAGCAGTCCAAGGGCCGCACCGTGGGCATCTACTCCGGCGCGCTCGGTTTCGGCTACAACACCGACCTCGCCCAATCGAAGAAGATCGGCGAGCCGAAATGCTGGGCGGATCTCTTGAAGCCCGAACTGAAGGACGAAGTGCAGGTCGCGGATCCGAACTCCTCCGGTACCGCCTACACGCTTCTCGCCACCATCGTGCAGATCATGGGTGAGGACAAAGGCTTCGAGTACCTCAAGGCCCTGCACAAGAACGTCAATCAATACACCAAGTCGGGCGCCGCCCCGGCCAAGGCCATGGCGCTTGGAGAGACGACCGCGGGCATCGCCTTCATGCACGATATCGTCACGATGGTCGTCGACAAGGCGCCCGTGAAGGTGGTCGCGCCTTGCGAAGGCACGGGCTATGAGATCGGCTCCATGTCGATCATCAAGGGCGCCAAGAATCTGGACAACGCCAAGAAATTCTACGACTGGGCTCTCACCGCCGATGCGCAGAAGCTCGGCGCGGAAGCGAAGTCCTATCAGGTGCCGTCGAACAAGAACACGCCGATTCCGCCCCAGGCCCCCAAGCTCAACGACATCAAGCTGATCAATTTCGACTTCGCGAAATACGGCTCCTCCGCCGAGCGCAAGCGCCTCCTGTCCAAGTGGGACAACGAGGTGAAGAACCTGCCGAAATAG
- a CDS encoding potassium channel family protein, whose product MRMIDRLRLFYEGDTPEAHQFRYGLLVFDAATILFIVLSSFLPRSPAFEWMDVIIGLIVLADFSARIAISRTPWRDLAHPTTLADVAAIVSFLAPVVGEGIGFLRILRTLRLLRTYQLLARLRSDSVFFRRNEDLIIAAVNLCVFIFVMTGFVYETQRWTNTNIGNYIDALYFTIAALTTTGFGDITLTGTLGHLISVIIMIFGVTLFLRLVQVLLRPDKVRFPCPVCALQRHDRDAVHCKACGTVLNIPDEGAI is encoded by the coding sequence ATGCGGATGATCGACCGACTCCGGCTTTTCTACGAGGGGGACACGCCGGAGGCGCATCAGTTCCGCTACGGCCTCCTGGTGTTCGATGCGGCCACGATCCTCTTCATCGTTCTGTCGTCGTTCCTGCCGCGGTCCCCGGCCTTCGAGTGGATGGACGTGATTATCGGTCTGATCGTTCTGGCCGACTTCTCGGCTCGCATCGCCATCAGCCGGACACCCTGGCGGGATCTGGCTCATCCGACGACGCTGGCGGATGTTGCGGCCATCGTGTCCTTTCTCGCTCCGGTGGTCGGGGAAGGCATCGGGTTCCTGAGGATTCTGCGCACGCTTCGTCTGCTGAGAACTTATCAGCTGCTTGCCCGCCTGCGGTCCGACAGCGTCTTCTTCCGGCGCAACGAGGATCTCATCATCGCTGCCGTCAATCTCTGCGTCTTCATCTTCGTCATGACCGGCTTCGTTTATGAGACGCAGCGCTGGACGAACACGAACATCGGAAATTACATCGATGCGCTGTACTTCACCATCGCGGCGCTGACCACCACCGGCTTCGGCGACATCACGCTGACGGGAACGCTGGGACACCTGATTTCCGTCATCATCATGATCTTCGGCGTCACGCTTTTCCTGCGCCTCGTGCAGGTGCTGCTCAGGCCCGACAAGGTCCGCTTCCCATGCCCCGTCTGCGCCCTTCAGCGGCACGACCGGGATGCAGTGCACTGCAAAGCCTGCGGCACGGTCCTCAACATTCCGGATGAAGGGGCGATCTGA
- a CDS encoding winged helix-turn-helix transcriptional regulator has protein sequence MSPSHIHVPTDCGTVTEILSRVGDKWSVQVVVQLGEGPKRFNELRRIVSGISQRMLTLTLRGLERDGLVTRTVYPTIPPRVDYQLTGLGCSLLKTVRGLGDWAIANRDEILAARRRFDAGTGDDHGAGQTQSDAA, from the coding sequence ATGTCACCCAGTCACATCCATGTGCCCACCGATTGCGGGACCGTGACCGAGATCCTGTCGCGCGTCGGCGACAAGTGGAGCGTTCAGGTCGTCGTCCAGCTCGGTGAAGGTCCTAAGAGATTCAACGAGTTACGAAGGATCGTCAGCGGGATATCGCAGCGGATGCTCACCCTGACCCTGCGCGGGTTGGAGCGGGACGGGCTCGTGACGCGCACCGTCTACCCGACCATTCCGCCCCGGGTGGATTACCAGCTCACAGGGCTGGGTTGCTCCCTGCTCAAGACTGTCCGGGGGCTGGGCGACTGGGCGATCGCCAATCGGGACGAGATCCTGGCCGCGCGGCGCCGCTTCGACGCCGGGACCGGTGACGATCATGGGGCCGGACAGACACAGTCCGATGCTGCCTGA
- a CDS encoding iron-containing alcohol dehydrogenase, with the protein MTTSPRSNWNYPTAVRFGAGRIAELAEACKAVGISSPLIVTDPFLATQPMTKAALDQLTSAGLRAAIFSEIKPNPVETNVYKGLEVLRSGRHDGVVAFGGGSALDAGKVIAFMAGQTRPMWDFEDIGDWWTRADPKGILPIIAVPTTAGTGSEVGRAGVITQEATHTKKVIFHPLMMPKIVICDPELTMGMPPHITAGTGLDALAHCIEAYCAPGYHPMADGIAVEGIRLVKEYLPRAYRDGRDIEARAQLMSAAAMGATAFQKGLGAIHALSHPTGALYDTHHGLTNAVFMPYVLVYNRRAIEERIERLAAYIGLQPSFQAFLDWVLQLRKDLGVPHTLEGLKVDAARFDEMSEMAPNDPTAGGNPVPITKESSRKLFEDALSGRL; encoded by the coding sequence ATGACCACGTCCCCTCGCTCCAACTGGAACTACCCCACAGCCGTGCGCTTCGGCGCAGGCCGCATCGCGGAACTGGCCGAGGCCTGCAAGGCGGTCGGCATATCCTCGCCGTTGATCGTCACGGACCCGTTCCTCGCCACGCAACCGATGACGAAGGCGGCGCTCGACCAGCTGACGAGCGCCGGTCTCCGGGCTGCGATCTTTTCCGAGATCAAGCCGAACCCGGTCGAGACGAATGTCTACAAGGGCCTCGAGGTGCTGCGCTCCGGCAGGCATGACGGTGTCGTCGCTTTCGGCGGCGGCTCGGCGCTCGACGCAGGCAAGGTCATCGCCTTCATGGCGGGCCAGACCCGGCCCATGTGGGATTTCGAGGATATCGGCGATTGGTGGACCCGCGCGGATCCGAAGGGCATCCTGCCGATCATCGCGGTGCCGACCACGGCCGGAACAGGCTCGGAGGTCGGACGTGCGGGCGTGATCACGCAGGAAGCGACCCATACCAAGAAGGTGATCTTCCATCCCCTCATGATGCCGAAGATCGTGATCTGCGATCCGGAGCTGACGATGGGCATGCCGCCCCACATCACGGCCGGCACGGGCCTCGACGCGCTCGCGCATTGCATCGAGGCCTATTGCGCCCCCGGCTACCATCCGATGGCGGACGGCATTGCGGTGGAGGGCATCCGCCTCGTGAAGGAATACCTGCCGCGCGCCTATCGGGACGGCCGGGACATCGAGGCGCGGGCGCAGCTGATGTCGGCGGCGGCCATGGGCGCGACCGCGTTCCAGAAGGGCCTGGGCGCGATCCATGCGCTCTCACACCCGACCGGCGCGCTCTACGACACGCATCACGGCCTCACCAATGCGGTCTTCATGCCTTATGTGCTGGTCTATAACCGCAGGGCGATCGAGGAGAGGATCGAGCGCCTCGCCGCCTATATCGGCTTGCAGCCTTCGTTCCAGGCGTTCCTCGATTGGGTGCTCCAGCTGCGCAAGGATCTCGGCGTGCCGCATACGCTGGAAGGCCTGAAGGTCGATGCCGCCCGCTTCGACGAGATGTCCGAGATGGCGCCGAACGATCCCACGGCGGGCGGAAACCCCGTTCCGATCACCAAGGAGAGCTCTCGCAAGCTCTTCGAGGATGCGCTCTCCGGGCGTCTCTGA
- a CDS encoding NADPH-dependent FMN reductase, whose translation MKPKLHIIIGSTRPGRIGPSVAQWFSDYTAEHGKFEPVLVDLASFKLPVFDEPEHPMKQNYHHAHTKAWAASVSSADAFVFVTPEYNYAPPPALVNALNYLSREWNYAPAGFVSYGGISGGLRSVQVAKQIVTTLKMMPIPEGVPMPMVFQNLDENGTLNAPEIYRTSAAAMIDELFRWTEALKSLRAERKAPLKAAA comes from the coding sequence ATGAAGCCCAAGCTTCACATCATCATCGGCAGCACCCGTCCCGGCCGGATCGGTCCGAGCGTCGCCCAATGGTTCAGCGATTATACCGCGGAGCACGGCAAGTTCGAGCCGGTTCTGGTGGACCTGGCGTCGTTCAAACTGCCGGTCTTCGACGAGCCGGAACACCCGATGAAGCAGAATTATCATCACGCCCACACGAAGGCTTGGGCGGCGAGCGTGAGCTCCGCCGATGCCTTCGTGTTCGTGACGCCGGAGTACAACTATGCTCCGCCTCCGGCTCTCGTGAACGCGCTCAACTACCTGTCCCGCGAGTGGAACTACGCCCCTGCCGGCTTCGTCAGCTATGGCGGCATCTCGGGCGGCCTGCGGTCGGTACAGGTCGCGAAGCAGATCGTCACGACCTTGAAGATGATGCCGATTCCGGAAGGCGTGCCCATGCCGATGGTATTCCAGAATCTGGACGAGAACGGCACTCTCAACGCGCCCGAGATCTACCGGACCTCGGCGGCTGCGATGATCGACGAGCTCTTCCGCTGGACGGAAGCCCTCAAGTCCCTGCGCGCCGAGCGCAAGGCGCCGCTGAAGGCTGCAGCTTAA
- a CDS encoding ABC transporter permease gives MSRATLGWIVLGWVGFALLPWYGFDRSTVPTLADYFVSGSALIHGLRGAWWLLPILAPLCLALVPVIRPSAESKGNWLIASGILGLALVVLQGFSIGLNGWTLDILRSFFGAPGPHQAGMGYGAALTAAAFLIILCHGLAAHGWCRGDAFVTSSIGVVIALIIVFVFFPVSTILASAFADNDGNFAPYEFFAKFMDRSIWGLDCLSSDLRCGVAWNTLFLGLLVGVGTTALGLAFALIATRTGFRFKKLLRLMSVLPIITPPFVIGLALILLFGRSGALSAVLWEWFGVPRSRWIYGLPGVFIAQLLAFTPIAFLVLIGVVQGISPTLEEASQTLRAKSWTTFWTVTLPLMRPGLANAFLLGFVESLADFGNPLVLGGNYEVLSTKIFFAVVGAQQDQGRAAVLSIILLAFTLGAFWLQHAWLGKKVYTTVTGKGDAGIPLPLPRRVAFASYLTAIPWALFTVAVYAIIVVGAFVRSMGRDYTPTFEHFLTAFRVERADWGFYFSGSAWNSFFATVKVAALSAPLTAAIGLLTAYLLTRQRFSGQRAFEFGTLLSFAIPGTVVGVSYILAFNVPPIEITGTGFILVMCFVFRNMPVGVRSGIATLSQIDKSLDEASLTLGARSSTTMRRVVLPLLRPAIVASLVYSFVRAMTAVSAVIFLVTAEYNMATTYIVGRVEAGEFGLAIAYSTVLILVMLVAIALIQLAVGERRLGRRSASTAPSPVAVQAVP, from the coding sequence ATGTCACGGGCAACCCTTGGCTGGATCGTTCTGGGCTGGGTCGGCTTTGCCCTCCTGCCCTGGTACGGCTTCGACCGCAGCACCGTCCCCACCCTGGCCGATTACTTCGTCAGCGGCTCGGCTCTGATCCATGGTCTCAGAGGTGCGTGGTGGCTCCTGCCGATCCTGGCGCCCTTGTGCCTGGCTCTGGTTCCAGTGATCCGCCCATCGGCGGAATCCAAGGGCAACTGGCTCATCGCGTCGGGGATCCTCGGCCTTGCTCTCGTGGTTCTTCAGGGCTTCTCCATCGGCCTCAATGGATGGACACTGGACATCCTCAGAAGCTTTTTCGGCGCGCCGGGCCCTCATCAGGCGGGCATGGGTTACGGTGCGGCTCTCACCGCGGCCGCCTTCCTCATTATCCTGTGTCACGGCCTTGCGGCTCATGGCTGGTGCCGGGGCGATGCGTTCGTCACCTCGTCCATCGGCGTCGTCATCGCGCTGATCATCGTTTTCGTGTTCTTCCCGGTCTCGACCATTCTCGCAAGCGCCTTCGCCGACAACGACGGCAATTTCGCCCCTTACGAATTCTTCGCGAAATTCATGGACCGCTCGATCTGGGGGCTCGACTGCCTGTCGAGCGACCTGCGCTGCGGCGTGGCGTGGAACACGCTCTTTCTCGGGCTGCTCGTGGGCGTCGGCACCACGGCCCTCGGCCTCGCCTTCGCGCTGATCGCAACGCGCACGGGCTTCCGGTTCAAGAAGCTCCTGCGCCTGATGAGCGTTCTGCCCATCATCACGCCGCCCTTCGTGATCGGCTTGGCTCTGATCCTGCTCTTCGGCCGTTCAGGAGCGCTCTCCGCCGTGCTGTGGGAGTGGTTCGGCGTGCCGCGCTCGCGCTGGATCTACGGCCTTCCCGGTGTTTTCATCGCGCAGCTTCTCGCCTTCACGCCGATCGCATTCCTCGTCCTGATCGGCGTTGTGCAGGGCATCAGCCCGACGCTCGAGGAAGCCTCGCAGACCTTGCGCGCCAAGAGCTGGACGACCTTCTGGACCGTGACGCTGCCGCTCATGCGCCCGGGTCTCGCCAACGCCTTCCTTCTTGGATTCGTGGAAAGCCTCGCGGATTTCGGCAATCCGCTGGTGCTCGGCGGCAATTACGAAGTGCTCTCCACCAAGATCTTCTTCGCGGTCGTCGGCGCGCAGCAGGACCAGGGCCGCGCGGCCGTTCTGTCCATCATCCTGCTCGCGTTCACCCTCGGCGCCTTCTGGCTCCAGCACGCCTGGCTCGGCAAGAAGGTCTACACGACCGTCACCGGCAAGGGCGACGCCGGCATTCCCCTGCCGCTTCCGCGGCGCGTGGCGTTCGCCTCCTACCTCACGGCCATTCCGTGGGCGCTCTTCACTGTCGCCGTCTATGCGATCATCGTGGTCGGCGCCTTCGTCCGCTCCATGGGCCGCGACTACACGCCGACCTTCGAGCACTTCCTCACCGCCTTCCGGGTCGAGCGCGCCGATTGGGGCTTCTACTTCTCGGGTTCGGCCTGGAACTCATTCTTCGCCACCGTGAAAGTGGCCGCGCTCTCGGCACCGCTGACGGCGGCCATCGGCCTTCTCACCGCCTATCTCCTCACCCGCCAGCGCTTCTCCGGGCAGCGCGCCTTCGAGTTCGGCACGCTCCTGAGCTTCGCGATCCCCGGCACGGTCGTCGGCGTGTCCTACATCCTCGCCTTCAACGTGCCGCCCATCGAGATCACCGGCACGGGCTTCATCCTCGTGATGTGCTTCGTGTTCCGCAACATGCCGGTGGGCGTGCGCTCGGGCATCGCAACCCTGAGCCAGATCGACAAGAGCCTCGACGAGGCTTCGTTGACGCTGGGAGCCCGCTCGTCGACGACCATGCGCCGCGTGGTGCTGCCGCTGCTGCGTCCGGCCATCGTCGCTTCCCTGGTCTATTCCTTCGTCCGCGCCATGACCGCCGTGAGCGCCGTGATCTTCCTGGTCACCGCCGAATACAACATGGCGACGACCTATATCGTCGGCCGTGTCGAGGCCGGCGAGTTCGGCCTCGCGATCGCCTATTCCACCGTGCTCATCCTCGTCATGCTGGTCGCCATCGCGCTCATCCAGCTGGCCGTCGGCGAGCGGCGCCTCGGGCGCCGCAGCGCGAGCACCGCCCCCTCCCCCGTTGCCGTGCAGGCTGTCCCATGA
- a CDS encoding HAD family hydrolase yields the protein MLKALIFDMDGTLVHSDPVHLKAFAEVLGPEGVVIDDELYRTRIIGHTNESIFASLLPHLPVEEHEVYADRKEAAFRRLARELKPLEGLTELLDWADDHRVKIALVTNAPLLNATHVLDILGITDRFEIKITIDQVERGKPDPLPYLTALERLGIQAEEAVAFEDSPSGMRAAKAAGLFSFGVLTGLTADEMREIGADGAIVTFHDRALWEILEHRAGSGS from the coding sequence ATGCTCAAAGCACTGATCTTCGATATGGACGGCACATTGGTGCACAGCGACCCCGTCCATCTCAAGGCCTTCGCGGAAGTCCTGGGACCCGAGGGGGTCGTCATCGACGACGAACTCTATCGCACCAGGATCATCGGCCACACGAACGAGTCCATCTTCGCGTCGCTCCTGCCTCATCTGCCGGTCGAAGAGCACGAAGTCTATGCCGACCGGAAGGAGGCGGCCTTCCGCCGCCTTGCACGGGAACTCAAGCCGCTGGAAGGCTTGACCGAGCTGCTCGACTGGGCGGACGACCACCGCGTCAAGATAGCCCTGGTGACGAATGCGCCGCTTCTGAACGCGACCCATGTTCTCGACATTCTGGGCATCACCGACCGCTTCGAGATCAAGATCACCATCGATCAGGTCGAGCGCGGCAAGCCCGATCCGCTGCCCTATCTTACGGCCCTGGAGCGCCTCGGCATTCAGGCCGAGGAAGCCGTGGCCTTCGAGGATTCCCCGTCAGGCATGAGGGCCGCCAAGGCGGCAGGCCTCTTCTCCTTCGGCGTGCTGACCGGCTTGACCGCCGACGAGATGCGGGAGATCGGCGCCGACGGCGCCATCGTGACCTTCCATGACCGGGCGCTCTGGGAGATTCTGGAACACAGGGCCGGCTCCGGCTCGTGA
- a CDS encoding inositol monophosphatase family protein encodes MRFAAACAIAREAGVLARKRFLERPRSQRPDFKGPQDFLTATDAEVEELIRSRLSELFPGDSFFGEEGGGSFERNVWVVDPIDGTANFARGIPHFAISIAFVREGRVEIGVIYDVMHAELYTAQRGRGAILNGESIRVSGLAQMNQATVEAGWSSRLPPEPYVTVVDNLKKAGANVRRAGSGTLGLAYVADGRIDAYCELHINSWDALAGLLIIKEAGGWTNDFLANDGLRKGNPILACTPELADALTRATGIAREP; translated from the coding sequence ATGAGATTCGCCGCGGCCTGCGCGATCGCCCGCGAGGCGGGCGTGCTGGCGCGCAAGCGCTTCCTGGAGCGGCCCCGCTCGCAGCGCCCCGATTTCAAGGGACCACAGGATTTCCTGACGGCGACCGACGCGGAGGTCGAGGAGCTGATCCGCAGCCGCCTGAGCGAGCTGTTTCCCGGTGATTCGTTCTTCGGCGAGGAAGGCGGCGGCTCCTTCGAGCGCAACGTCTGGGTGGTAGACCCCATCGACGGCACGGCGAATTTCGCCCGAGGGATCCCGCACTTCGCGATCTCCATCGCCTTCGTCCGCGAGGGCCGCGTCGAGATCGGCGTGATCTACGACGTGATGCATGCCGAGCTCTACACCGCTCAGCGTGGACGGGGCGCCATCCTCAACGGCGAGTCGATCCGGGTGAGCGGTCTGGCCCAGATGAACCAAGCTACCGTTGAGGCAGGCTGGTCGTCTCGCCTGCCGCCGGAACCTTACGTAACCGTCGTCGACAATCTGAAGAAGGCCGGCGCCAATGTGCGTCGCGCAGGATCGGGAACCCTCGGCCTGGCCTATGTCGCGGACGGGCGCATCGACGCCTATTGCGAGCTCCACATCAACTCCTGGGATGCCCTCGCGGGACTTCTGATCATCAAAGAAGCGGGCGGCTGGACCAACGATTTCCTGGCCAATGACGGCCTCAGGAAGGGCAATCCCATTCTGGCCTGCACGCCTGAACTGGCTGATGCGCTCACCCGGGCCACGGGAATCGCAAGGGAACCATGA